Proteins encoded in a region of the Onychostoma macrolepis isolate SWU-2019 chromosome 20, ASM1243209v1, whole genome shotgun sequence genome:
- the casp8ap2 gene encoding LOW QUALITY PROTEIN: CASP8-associated protein 2 (The sequence of the model RefSeq protein was modified relative to this genomic sequence to represent the inferred CDS: inserted 1 base in 1 codon): MDVIDELYGDLDDKPFGTLHHNEDSVDIYSGLENSPKVDGHRGKVNTLLSPCTMESMDIYEDIIRQEQEEKEATYNELKQKFDEAQKQVKELISQLQLLQTKNSSLSSENMLLKKNICSLIKTARMEIVRKDEEISRLSNRSGRGSYFRRSQMESGPANTRHSLNNSASSVLESQGARQDNVMSEVNQHKGRNSVSDPCANPPTTSTTATQPFKVLQRCPRTDLDSPLQCQNNSAAKSDSKTLTVQPQQESRPVHPNRTSTTSTVADVSNAPKTATLHXRVPDTTTDSQFSTLKDNKNSSSKQADKLEKTQKCTSRDKECNSKDKNVSQKTQRRVDSKLGKTEKELIKDNSVSSDNGNQQPEVPVVLKSSEQSKSRSSQSHKASPSVSSQSSRSSVNTAADVETQSQGHMHNQNPDRTSRETKHSNSTTCPVLDEASHSQNHKGKKRDASGHERKEEKSSSAERRSSRTGKSRDHEQKRTKESDRSKRDEGNSSSSSKERRSNRSDSSKEYERRNIREIDNKSEDKRSKKQVDACGQDFTSPKWDSQRKDAYKQKSSSRINEPSSKSKRSHSHDKARKMDDLKCLVKNGNSCFGDKGIDKDRERKRGGHLNHRVHKHRESKNALTKDDRKKSPKKHNVVGKGQDSKNEQDKHLESESSSVVAVSSNPCKTTEDNSPDRKLSFMETLNLTLSPLKKQKQSSDPKEASGETSEDASPHNSRLSDAGEEFFVIDELKNSWNSIEEVDEVPVPTTAGKKEDLTSSCKESGQVVDLSTAIVSEKPSGEQTDMDEQEENAMESHEAVDKVPASVKCSEEKKNKISDSNVLDKDSLSKLTLTRESPNRVCHNSTKDSPGIIDNSVVSNTLSTKTSEVAVSDNIPDSIVEGYQQQDPVNAVSEDTSPMKIQRSPQTKSQDLPPASKGICQDDVSSSDKAQSIPEINSSRISDSSVNMEVSSSTISADIDEPSKVICDSEQVDTSKQDRKGAGEAIENSKMIETPHASENLKMSEKSNQSPSWGENNMAPNDSTTVSEETMSSSQPGFSEPDSTEKEEQNKKSSNPVVFCPDEDSMMLTLRNIRVIPEPLSPLTSPVRQVKNVQPQRAEKQPHVKSLNKDLSAVTTGCNKDKVNMDMNKENKSPDSSVTASSYKGTKDALSPSGTEEDELEDGEIVSESEEEGPLFIQTPPREKDKSASGTDSSPKPSAVGKRVSQMKSCIPAKYSEQSKSSKSSSNDSPTSSKRRFKTVSPPFKAAVYTIEGFMDMLGSIRAELRKKYMKLQKNVTKTAFCCIVDMSQASFIEFINSADLDKLYCQGNGIKVRLNKIISSIMSKVTKNGIVNRIFEQRAGDLKQKLWTFVDGQFDFLFKELKTALKSGSEPSKNASLDNKNATLKRKEIGSEVEEKEPFNTSGHLHRTKMSKVDTGSFVREAPPNNLPRRGLGSRGKNIKAVMNEDDQPAKVASATSHQLPTSSSERSVHEGTSGSETRISSYVRRLSHNGSIQDKSDFEILTEQQTTSLTFNLVSDSQMGEIFKCLLQGSDLLESSVPIGDNTSWPLSTPRKEGLSGESLIGIMTPNKTTPSKFLSSWPSISPYKFASNSKMLVDPAILDESCLLEVPSNSEPCQLPLHSTVIPQKSYSILAEDLAVSLTIPSPLKSDSHLSFLHPGTGQPLSAPNSVLSAHYSEDALLDGEDATEQDIHLSLDTDNSSCGSSPSRTWEGSDPPCFQFQPNLQMQAVVMERSNDHFIVRIRRTSSGPIESKQNEGKAAPELAECPELSLKHNLTLTHQDLGSAPGETSSKIPTKVKESCLISDKAIEAQPSSQKSSSEGICDDSSSRNNAEPDSKACVIEECSTTETETSEVVSGEIKNAMQSSSAPESESKKVSRKRKEHRSATKAKRQKVEKSQDKHSKSRHKKRSKSSKDKDSKIAVPQVSPSSLSAKNVIRKKGEVVVTWTRDEDRDILIELKMKGTSPKTFAALSKRLKKSTEQIEERFSQLMKLFKKKEKMEN; the protein is encoded by the exons ATGGATGTAATAGATGAACTTTATGGAGATCTTGATGACAAGCCTTTTG GTACTCTGCATCACAATGAGGACTCTGTGGATATTTACTCTGGCCTGGAAAACAGCCCTAAGGTTGATGGGCACAGAG gtaAAGTCAACACTCTTCTTTCCCCATGCACAATGGAATCAATGGATATATATGAGGACATTATCAGGCAAGAACAAGAAGAAAAGGAGGCAACTTATAATGAG TTAAAGCAAAAATTTGATGAAGCACAAAAGCAAGTTAAGGAACTGATCTCACAGTTACAGCTACTGCAGACAAAG aacTCGAGTTTGAGCAGTGAAAACATGCTCCTGAAGAAGAACATTTGTTCGCTCATCAAGACAGCTAGAATGGAGATTGTGCGTAAGGATGAGGAAATTAGCAGACTCAGCAATAG GTCTGGTCGAGGAAGTTATTTCCGTCGCTCTCAAATGGAAAGTGGTCCGGCAAACACAAGGCACAGTTTAAACAATTCTGCAAGTTCTGTTTTGGAATCACAAGGTGCTAGACAAGATAATGTTATGAGTGAGGTAAATCAGCACAAAGGTAGAAACTCTGTGTCGGATCCCTGTGCAAATCCACCAACAACGTCAACTACAGCAACACAACCATTTAAGGTGCTCCAGAGATGCCCTAGAACTGATCTTGATAGTCCTCTGCAGTGTCAGAATAATTCTGCTGCTAAATCTGACAGTAAGACCCTCACTGTTCAACCACAGCAGGAGTCCAGACCTGTTCATCCTAACAGAACATCCACCACGTCCACGGTGGCCGATGTCTCAAATGCTCCCAAAACGGCGACTCTAC TGAGAGTTCCTGATACAACTACTGATTCTCAATTCAGTACATTGAAAGACAATAAGAACAGTTCATCAAAACAGGCAGACAAGCtagaaaaaacacaaaaatgcacaAGCCGGGACAAAGAGTGTAACTCGAAGGATAAGAATGTGTCACAAAAGACTCAGAGAAGAGTGGATAGCAAGTTAGGGAAAACTGAAAAAGAGCTCATAAAAGACAATTCTGTGTCCAGTGACAACGGTAATCAGCAGCCTGAGGTTCCAGTCGTTCTTAAAAGTTCAGAACAATCGAAAAGCCGTTCCTCGCAGTCACACAAAGCCTCACCATCTGTCTCTTCCCAGTCATCCAGAAGTTCAGTTAACACAGCAGCAGATGTAGAGACACAGAGTCAAGGGCACATGCATAATCAAAATCCAGACAGAACTAGCAGAGAAACTAAACACTCGAACAGCACAACTTGTCCTGTTTTGGATGAAGCAAGTCATTCCCAAAACCACAAAGGGAAGAAAAGAGATGCAAGTGGCCATGAAAGGAAAGAGGAGAAAAGTTCCAGTGCAGAAAGGAGGAGCAGCAGAACTGGAAAAAGCAGAGACCATGAGCAAAAGAGGACGAAGGAGAGTGACAGGAGTAAAAGAGATGAGGGTAACAGCAGCAGTAGTAGTAAAGAAAGAAGAAGCAACAGATCAGACAGTAGCAAAGAGTATGAGCGAAGGAATATACGggaaattgataataaatctgAAGATAAAAGATCTAAGAAACAAGTTGATGCTTGTGGGCAAGATTTTACTTCTCCCAAATGGGATTCTCAACGAAAGGATGCTTATAAGCAGAAATCATCAAGCAGAATCAATGAACCATCATCAAAAAGCAAAAGGTCTCACAGCCATGATAAAGCTAGAAAGATGGATGATCTGAAATGCTTGgtcaaaaatggaaattcttgTTTTGGAGACAAGGGTATAGACAaggacagagaaagaaaaagaggtgGACATTTGAATCATAGGGTACATAAGCACAGAGAATCAAAAAATGCTCTTACCAAAGATGACAGAAAGAAATCTCCTAAAAAGCACAATGTTGTCGGAAAAGGTCAAGATAGTAAGAATGAGCAGGACAAACACCTTGAATCTGAGTCTTCATCAGTGGTAGCTGTCAGCAGCAATCCCTGCAAAACAACTGAGGATAATAGTCCAGACAGAAAACTGAGTTTCATGGAAACACTGAATCTTACCCTATCGCCTCTTAAAAAGCAAAAGCAGTCTTCTGATCCCAAAGAAGCCAGTGGAGAAACATCTGAAGATGCTTCGCCTCATAACAGCAGATTATCTGATGCTGGGGAGGAATTCTTTGTCATTGATGAATTAAAGAACAGCTGGAACAGCATTGAGGAAGTGGATGAGGTCCCTGTGCCCACAACTGCAGGTAAAAAAGAAGACCTGACCAGTTCTTGCAAAGAGTCTGGACAAGTTGTTGATCTTTCCACAGCTATAGTCTCTGAGAAGCCCTCAGGTGAACAAACAGATATGGATGAACAAGAAGAGAATGCCATGGAAAGTCACGAGGCTGTGGACAAAGTGCCAGCCAGTGTTAAATGCTCAGAGGAGAAAAAGAACAAGATTTCAGATTCCAATGTGTTAGACAAAGATTCATTATCAAAATTAACCCTTACAAGAGAATCTCCAAATCGTGTCTGTCATAACAGCACCAAAGACTCTCCGGGAATCATAGATAATTCTGTTGTCTCTAATACTTTGTCTACTAAAACTTCAGAAGTGGCAGTTTCAGATAATATTCCTGATTCAATTGTTGAAGGTTATCAGCAACAAGATCCTGTTAACGCTGTATCTGAGGACACTTCTCCGATGAAAATCCAAAGGAGTCCTCAGACCAAGTCTCAGGATTTACCACCAGCATCAAAGGGGATATGTCAAGATGATGTGTCGTCCTCAGACAAGGCACAAAGTATTCCTGAGATTAATTCTTCTAGGATTTCTGATAGTTCTGTCAACATGGAAGTGTCCTCTAGCACAATTAGTGCAGATATTGATGAGCCAAGCAAAGTTATATGTGATTCTGAACAAGTGGATACTTCAAAACAGGACCGTAAGGGAGCAGGGGAAGCAATTGAAAATTCAAAAATGATTGAAACACCGCACGCATCTGAAAATCTCAAAATGTctgaaaaatcaaatcaaagtcCGTCATGGGGTGAGAACAATATGGCTCCAAATGATAGCACCACTGTCAGTGAGGAGACCATGTCATCTTCGCAGCCTGGTTTCTCAGAGCCAGATTCCACAGAGAAAGAGGAACAGAACAAAAAGTCATCAAACCCTGTTGTGTTTTGCCCTGATGAAGACTCCATGATGCTTACTCTTAGGAACATCAGAGTTATCCCAGAGCCTCTCAGCCCTCTTACAAGCCCAGTCCGTCAGGTGAAGAATGTACAGCCTCAGCGTGCTGAGAAGCAACCACATGTCAAAAGTCTTAACAAAG ATCTCTCAGCTGTAACAACTGGATGTAATAAGGATAAAGTGAATATGGACATGAACAAGGAAAATAAGTCACCTGACTCTTCTGTCACAGCTTCCTCCTACAAAGGGACAAAAGACGCCCTCTCGCCGAGTGGAACAGAGGAAGACGAACTAGAGGATGGTGAGatagtgagtgagagtgaggaAGAGGGACCTTTGTTTATCCAGACTCCTCCAAGAGAAAAGGACAAATCAGCCTCAGGGACTGATTCAAGTCCAAAGCCATCTGCAGTTGGGAAAAGAGTGTCCCAAATGAAATCTTGCATCCCTGCTAAATATTCAGAGCAAAGCAAGAGTTCAAAGTCGTCTTCTAATGACAGTCCCACCTCAAGTAAAAGACGCTTTAAAACTGTCAGCCCACCATTCAAAGCAGCAGTCTATACTATAGAAGGATTTATGGACATGTTAGGATCAATTCGAGCTGAGTTGAGGAAAAAGTACATGAAGCTTCAGAAAAATGTCACTAAAACTGCCTTCTGCTGTATAGTGGATATGTCTCAGGCTTCTTTTATAGAATTCATTAATTCCGCTGACTTGGATAAATTGTACTGCCAAGGTAATGGCATCAAAGTTAgacttaataaaattatttcatcGATCATGAGCAAGGTCACCAAGAATGGCATTGTCAATCGTATCTTTGAGCAGAGAGCTGGAGACCTCAAGCAGAAGTTGTGGACATTTGTGGATGGGCAGTTTGACTTCTTGTTCAAGGAACTGAAGACAGCACTCAAAAGTGGATCGGAGCCATCTAAGAATGCgtcattggataataaaaatgcaactcTTAAAAGAAAAGAGATTGGAAGTGAGGTGGAGGAAAAAGAACCCTTTAACACATCTGGGCATCTTCACAGAACCAAGATGTCAAAAGTTGACACAGGAAGTTTTGTCAGAGAGGCCCCTCCAAATAATCTCCCTCGCAGGGGCCTTGGGAGCAGGGGTAAAAACATAAAAGCTGTTATGAATGAAGATGATCAGCCGGCAAAGGTGGCAAGTGCAACATCACATCAGCTTCCTACTTCATCCTCTGAAAGGTCTGTCCATGAAGGTACCTCTGGATCTGAGACTAGAATCTCTTCCTATGTCCGACGTCTCTCCCATAATGGATCGATTCAGGATAAGTCAGACTTTGAAATTCTCACCGAGCAGCAAACAACAAGCTTAACATTCAACCTGGTCTCTGACTCACAAATGGGAGAGATATTCAAGTGTCTTTTGCAAGGGTCTGATTTGCTTGAATCCAGTGTTCCCATAGGCGACAATACAAGTTGGCCACTCAGCACACCTCGAAAGGAAGGACTTTCAGGGGAGAGTTTGATTGGGATTATGACCCCTAATAAGACAACCCCATCTAAGTTCCTCTCATCCTGGCCTTCCATTTCCCCCTACAAATTTGCTTCAAATAGCAAAATGCTGGTAGACCCAGCAATTCTCGATGAGAGCTGCTTGTTGGAAGTTCCCTCTAATTCTGAACCATGCCAGCTTCCTCTTCATTCAACTGTAATCCCGCAGAAATCATACTCTATATTGGCGGAAGATCTAGCTGTGTCCCTTACAATTCCCTCACCGCTAAAGTCAGATAGTCACTTGAGTTTCTTGCACCCTGGAACTGGACAGCCACTGTCTGCCCCAAACAGTGTCCTGAGTGCCCATTATAGTGAAGATGCTCTTCTTGATGGAGAAGATGCCACTGAGCAGGACATACACCTCTCTCTGGACACCGACAACTCCAGTTGTGGGTCGAGTCCCAGCAGGACATGGGAGGGTTCTGATCCACCCTGTTTCCAATTCCAACCCAATTTACAAATGCAGGCTGTGGTAATGGAGAGGTCAAATGATCATTTCATTGTGCGAATAAGACGAACATCATCTGGCCCAATTGAAAGCAAACAAAATGAAGGGAAAGCGGCACCAGAATTAGCTGAATGCCCAGAGCTGAGTCTTAAGCATAATCTCACTCTGACCCATCAAGACTTGGGTTCCGCACCTGGAGAGACTTCGAGCAAAATCCCGACTAAGGTAAAAGAGTCATGTCTCATTTCAGATAAAGCGATAGAAGCTCAACCATCAAGCCAAAAATCCTCATCTGAAGGTATTTGTGATGACAGCTCGTCCCGCAACAATGCTGAGCCTGATTCCAAAGCATGTGTTATTGAGGAATGTAGTACAacagagactgaaacatcagaGGTGGTTTCAGGAGAAATAAAGAACGCCATGCAGAGCTCAAGCGCACCAGAGTCTGAATCCAAGAAGGTGTCAAGGAAACGCAAGGAGCACAGATCAGCGACTAAGGCAAAGCGCCAAAAAGTAGAGAAATCTCAAGATAAACATTCTAAGTCCAGGCATAAGAAAAGGTCAAAATCCTCCAAAGACAAAGACTCCAAAATTGCAGTACCCCAGGTGTCCCCTAGCAGCCTGTCTGCTAAGAATGTAATCAGGAAGAAAGGGGAGGTAGTGGTGACGTGGACCAG GGATGAAGATCGGGACATACTCATTGAGCTTAAAATGAAGGGCACTTCACCCAAGACATTTGCTGCTCTTTCAAAAAGGCTAAAGAAGTCAACAGAGCAG ATTGAGGAGCGATTCTCTCAACTGATGAAGCTGTTCaagaagaaagagaaaatgGAGAATTGA
- the gja10b gene encoding gap junction protein alpha 10 b — translation MGDWNLLGSILEEVHIHSTIVGKIWLTILFIFRMLVLGVAAEDVWDDEQSEFVCNTEQPGCKNVCYDQAFPISLIRYWVLQIIFVSSPSLVYMGHALYRLRALEKERHKKKAQLKVELEEMEALDEHKRIEKELRKLEEQKKVRKAPLRGSLLRTYVLHIITRSVVEVGFIVGQYVLYGIGLSPLYKCERDPCPNSVDCFVSRPTEKNIFMIFMLVIAGVSLFLNLLEIFHLGVKQIKQAIYGSKYTGDEESICRSKKNSMVQQVCILTNSSPQKLMHLTHTSLAVVPDGQTAPMPLYMPMAAPPFSQEVPKSDPNGSEQPLRQNRLPSQPEFQALQQLGATERRHTLDNRPHSCSSEESGPKGSGPPKNIGQQPRASLRASNIEIPAALRKQSRVSQCKDFSEESDSQESGNYPTARKASFMSRGLSESSSESATSKSGSDTEANRIAQGESPAMTPPPATGRRMSMSMILELSSIMKK, via the exons ATGGGAGATTGGAACTTGCTAGGGAGTATCTTGGAGGAGGTTCACATTCACTCCACCATTGTGGGCAAAATCTGGCTCACcattcttttcattttccgtATGCTTGTGCTCGGGGTTGCCGCCGAAGATGTGTGGGACGATGAGCAAAGTGAGTTTGTGTGCAACACAGAGCAGCCTGGATGCAAGAATGTCTGCTATGACCAGGCGTTCCCAATATCCCTCATCCGATACTGGGTCTTACAGATCATCTTTGTCTCCTCACCTTCTTTGGTGTACATGGGACACGCACTGTACCGGCTCCGGGCGCTGGAAAAGGAGCGCCACAAGAAAAAAGCACAGCTgaaggtggagctggaggagaTGGAGGCTTTGGACGAGCACAAAAGGATTGAGAAGGAGCTTAGGAAGCTGGAAGAGCAGAAGAAAGTGAGGAAGGCTCCTCTGAGGGGCTCCTTGCTGCGCACATATGTGTTGCATATCATAACAAGGTCAGTAGTGGAAGTGGGATTCATAGTGGGGCAATACGTGCTCTACGGTATTGGACTGTCACCGTTATACAAATGTGAGCGGGACCCCTGTCCCAACAGCGTGGACTGCTTTGTTTCACGGCCAACGGAGAAGAACATCTTCATGATTTTCATGCTAGTCATTGCAGGTGTGTCCCTGTTCCTCAACCTCCTGGAGATATTCCACCTTGGTGTGAAACAGATCAAGCAGGCCATTTATGGATCCAAGTACACTGGAGATGAAGAAAGTATTTGCAGGTCAAAGAAAAACTCCATGGTCCAACAGGTATGCATCCTTACCAATTCCTCACCACAAAAACTTATGCATTTGACGCACACTTCCCTCGCAGTTGTACCCGATGGACAGACAGCACCCATGCCTCTCTATATGCCAATGGCTGCTCCTCCATTTAGCCAAGAGGTGCCAAAAAGTGACCCTAATGGATCTGAGCAGCCCCTCAGGCAGAACCGTCTTCCTAGCCAGCCTGAATTTCAAGCTCTCCAACAGTTAGGAGCAACAGAACGACGACACACTTTAGACAACCGTCCGCACTCCTGTAGCAGCGAGGAGTCTGGGCCCAAGGGCTCTGGACCGCCCAAGAACATTGGTCAGCAGCCCAGAGCTTCACTCAGAGCCAGTAACATAGAGATACCAGCAGCATTACGGAAACAGAGCCGAGTCAGTCAATGTAAAGACTTCAGCGAGGAGAGCGATTCCCAGGAGAGCGGGAACTACCCCACTGCCAGGAAAGCCAGTTTCATGTCGCGAGGGCTTTCAGAAAGCTCGTCCGAAAGTGCAACCTCCAAAAGTGGATCAGACACCGAGGCCAACCGTATAGCTCAAGGGGAGAGTCCAGCTATGACACCGCCTCCTGCCACTGGACGCAGAATGTCAATG agCATGATTCTGGAACTGTCTTCAATCATGAAAAAGTGA